A part of Acropora palmata chromosome 6, jaAcrPala1.3, whole genome shotgun sequence genomic DNA contains:
- the LOC141885000 gene encoding uncharacterized protein LOC141885000 encodes MEVCYELVAEESKHPVILPRKSHVTTLIIRHTHEQLGHSGRGHVLAKLCERYWIIKANSAVRQLISSCVICRKLKSTPQDQKMADLPEDRLTPAPPFTYVGVDYFGPYVTKEGRKERKGYGALFTCLVSRAVHIEVAHSLDKLLPPRTSSLHRSSRSGTRNKK; translated from the coding sequence ATGGAGGTCTGCTACGAGTTGGTGGCCGAAGAATCCAAACATCCCGTTATTCTGCCTCGGAAGAGTCACGTGACAACGCTGATCATTCGTCATACGCACGAGCAACTCGGCCACTCAGGACGCGGACATGTTCTCGCAAAACTATGCGAGCGGTACTGGATTATTAAAGCTAACTCCGCAGTTCGTCAGCTGATTTCCTCGTGTGTGATATGCCGAAAACTTAAGTCCACCCCTCAAGACCAGAAAATGGCTGATCTGCCCGAGGACCGATTGACCCCAGCACCCCCCTTCACCTACGTCGGAGTGGACTACTTTGGACCGTACGTAACGAAAGAAGGTCGTAAGGAACGCAAAGGATATGGGGCATTGTTTACATGCCTTGTAAGCAGAGCTGTTCATATTGAGGTCGCTCATTCCCTCGACAAACTCCTTCCTCCACGCACTTCGTCGCTTCATCGCTCGTCGCGGTCAGGTACGCGAAATAAGAAGTGA